A single genomic interval of Malania oleifera isolate guangnan ecotype guangnan chromosome 11, ASM2987363v1, whole genome shotgun sequence harbors:
- the LOC131167526 gene encoding uncharacterized protein LOC131167526: protein MKRIELLTNLFGACNNGRSIAQLHSQIFKAGLAHDSFFATNLNTLYAKYASLDLARRVFDETPHRSVYLWNAVLKSYCREKQWEETLRLFRHMGIEERPDNFTLPIAIKACAGLRALEHGRVIHGLVKKNGTISSDMFLGSALIELYSKCGQMGEALKVFEGFGQPDIVLWTSMVTGYEQNDNPKEALAFFSQMGMAEQAGPDMVTLVSIVSACTQLLSLKLGSCVHGFVFRKGFDTNVSLSNSLLNLYSKTGCVKFAVNLFGMMQEKDVISWSSMIACYAQNDAAVEALNLFNEMIDKKFEPNSITIVGALQACAVSCNLEEGKKIHELAAREGLEFDFSVSTSLIDMYMKCLSPEKAVGHFQRMPKKDAVSWAVVLSGYAQNGMAYESISVFRNMLSNEIQPDAVAMVKILSACSEVGALSQAFCLHGFVIISGFNDNIFVGSSLIELYSKCGSLDNAIKLFNGIVERDVVVWSSMIAAYGIHGNGKEALKTFNQMISDLVVMPNGITFLSILSACSHAGLVREGIEMFNMMVHDYKLKPNSEHYGIMVDLLGRTGELDNAMDIITQMPVPAGPHVWGALLGACKVHQNIQTAEIAAKNLFKIDPKHAGYYILLSNIYAGDGEWKSMSKLRTLIKSNGLRKMLGQSVVEISGKVHSFLAGDRLHPEYQQTSGGAQALSPTASPQGRSRKHPPVQRTHRPPWTPTILARQPEQVLAVGSGDRVENAETADSENDDVDSDSAAAGVAVSGVPSIELIAAADEVEAGLGDEVVEEGEVEVAGDEEDVVDTDFDEVAAEGGLGGRNDGGCYGAVHCGGGAVRWVAYVAIGGIAGVQRTDLRVHGRRNLPFLNFPPFHLSVANNNRFLKVYPSSSSSRALEFIHKKSIDQIAHIIASALRGCYSLSYLKKAHVKVFAYGLQNDTHLSTKSAILYISFNCISAASAVFENIPNPCSYLWNIMIRAFATGGQFHQSLILYSKMMETGLVPDKFAFPFALKSCAGLSDLRAGKLIHQHSLCCGCSNDLYVDAALVDMYAKCGDVEAARLVFDKMTQRDLVSWTSMISGYAHNGYNGETLGFFDLMCDLGVKPNRVCFLSVLLVCGNLGALWKGKRFHNYVIKTGFESDILVATAIMDMYAKCGSLDLARNLFDETMGKDVVCWSAMIASYGIHGHGKKAIDLFNQMVKEGVRPNHVTFTCVLSACSHSGLIEKGKRYFKLMKEEFGITPGLNNYACMVDLLGRAGQLYDAENLILSMPVKPDTSIWGSLLGSCRIYGNLDLAEKIADRIFQLDPVNAGYHVLLSNIYAAKYRWDDVEKVRKMMAGRGANKIQGFSLIVYNNQIHKFGVGDRSHPQSKSIYSLLHELAAPMKRLGYTPLTDFVLHDIEDEAKEAALSYHSERLAIAFGILNTKPGTALRITKNLRICGDCHNAIKLISKIVNRVIIVRDMHRFHHFEDGVCSCGDYW from the exons ATGAAAAGGATAGAGCTGCTTACAAATCTGTTCGGTGCATGTAACAATGGAAGATCAATTGCTCAGTTGCATTCTCAAATCTTCAAAGCTGGGCTTGCCCATGACAGTTTCTTCGCCACTAATTTGAACACCCTCTACGCTAAATACGCGTCTCTTGATCTCGCACGCAGGGTGTTCGACGAAACGCCTCACCGAAGTGTTTATCtgtggaatgctgtactgaagAGTTATTGCAGAGAGAAACAATGGGAAGAAACTCTGCGCCTTTTCCGCCATATGGGGATTGAGGAAAGACCTGACAATTTCACATTACCCATTGCAATAAAGGCATGTGCGGGGTTACGGGCGCTAGAACATGGCAGAGTGATCCATGGGCTTGTCAAGAAGAATGGTACAATTAGTTCGGACATGTTTTTGGGTTCTGCGTTGATTGAGTTGTACTCAAAATGTGGGCAAATGGGTGAAGCTTTAAAAGTTTTTGAGGGATTTGGTCAACCAGACATTGTTCTGTGGACTTCAATGGTTACTGGGTATGAACAGAACGACAATCCCAAAGAAGCACTGGCATTTTTCTCGCAAATGGGGATGGCTGAGCAAGCTGGTCCGGACATGGTGACTCTAGTTAGTATTGTTTCTGCCTGCACTCAGTTGTTGAGTCTTAAGTTGGGAAGCTGCGTTCATGGTTTTGTGTTTCGGAAGGGTTTTGATACTAATGTATCTTTGTCCAATTCATTGTTGAATTTATATTCGAAGACGGGATGTGTGAAATTTGCAGTTAATTTGTTTGGGATGATGCAGGAAAAAGATGTGATCTCATGGAGCTCTATGATTGCTTGTTATGCTCAGAATGATGCTGCTGTTGAAGCATTAAATCTTTTCAATGAAATGATTGATAAGAAATTTGAACCCAATTCCATTACCATTGTTGGTGCATTACAAGCATGTGCAGTTTCTTGTAATTTGGAAGAGGGGAAAAAGATCCATGAGCTTGCTGCTCGGGAAGGACTTGAGTTTGATTTCTCGGTCTCTACATCCTTGATTGATATGTACATGAAGTGTTTGTCCCCTGAAAAAGCAGTTGGCCATTTCCAAAGAATGCCGAAGAAGGACGCCGTTTCTTGGGCTGTTGTGTTAAGTGGGTATGCTCAAAATGGAATGGCATATGAGTCAATTAGTGTTTTCCGCAATATGCTGTCTAATGAAATTCAACCTGATGCTGTTGCAATGGTGAAGATTCTCTCAGCTTGCTCAGAAGTTGGTGCACTTTCGCAAGCTTTTTGCCTTCATGGTTTTGTCATTATTAGTGGCTTCAATGATAATATTTTTGTTGGGTCTTCACTCATTGAATTGTACTCTAAATGTGGTAGCTTAGATAATGCTATCAAGCTATTTAATGGAATTGTTGAAAGAGATGTTGTCGTGTGGAGTTCAATGATTGCAGCTTATGGAATTCATGGGAATGGAAAAGAAGCTCTAAAAACATTCAATCAGATGATTAGTGATTTGGTAGTTATGCCTAATGGTATTACATTTCTTTCAATTTTGTCTGCTTGTAGCCATGCAGGTCTGGTTAGAGAAGGGATTGAGATGTTTAATATGATGGTGCATGACTACAAATTGAAGCCTAATTCAGAACATTATGGAATAATGGTTGATCTTCTTGGCCGCACTGGAGAGTTAGACAATGCTATGGACATTATCACCCAAATGCCAGTTCCAGCTGGGCCTCATGTTTGGGGAGCCTTGCTTGGTGCATGTAAAGTCCATCAGAATATTCAGACTGCTGAGATTGCAGCAAAAAACCTGTTCAAGATCGATCCTAAACATGCAGGCTATTACATTCTGTTATCAAATATATATGCTGGAGATGGGGAATGGAAAAGCATGTCAAAACTTAGAACTCTAATAAAGTCAAATGGTTTGAGGAAGATGCTTGGGCAGAGTGTGGTTGAAATTAGTGGCAAGGTCCATAGCTTCTTAGCTGGTGATAGACTTCACCCAGAATATCAACAAACTTCTGGGGGA GCACAAGCCCTTTCGCCGACGGCATCACCGCAAGGGCGTAGCCGCAAGCATCCGCCAGTTCAACGAACGCATCGGCCGCCTTGGACACCCACAATTTTGGCCCGCCAACCAGAACAG GTTCTCGCTGTAGGCTCCGGCGATCGCGTTGAGAACGCTGAGACCGCCGACAGTGAAAATGACGACGTAGACTCCGACTCCGCAGCAGCGGGCGTAGCCGTCAGTGGCGTACCCAGCATTGAGCTCATTGCAGCAGCCGACGAGGTTGAGGCCGGGCTCGGCGATGAGGTGGTCGAAGAGGGTGAGGTTGAAGTCGCCGGGGACGAAGAAGACGTCGTTGACACCGATTTTGATGAGGTGGCGGCCGAGGGTGGCCTCGGAGGACGCAACGACGGAGGGTGCTACGGAGCTGTGCATTGCGGTGGCGGAGCCGTTCGGTGGGTTGCCTACGTCGCCATTGGTGGGATTGCAGGCGTCCAGCGCACAGATCTTCGAGTCCATGGCCGACGAAATTT ACCTTTCCTAAATTTTCCTCCATTCCACTTATCCGTTGCAAACAATAACCGTTTTTTAAAGGTCtacccttcttcttcttcttctagagCACTGGAATTCATTCACAAGAAGTCTATTGATCAGATTGCCCACATAATTGCTTCTGCTTTGCGAGGATGCTACAGCCTCAGCTATCTCAAGAAAGCCCACGTAAAGGTATTTGCTTATGGGCTCCAAAACGACACACACTTGTCAACCAAATCTGCCATTCTGTACATTTCTTTCAACTGCATCAGCGCTGCGAGTGCTGTGTTTGAAAACATACCCAACCCATGTAGTTACCTTTGGAATATCATGATAAGGGCATTTGCTACCGGTGGCCAGTTCCACCAGTCCTTGATTCTGTATTCCAAAATGATGGAAACAGGTCTAGTACCAGACAAGTTTGCTTTCCCATTTGCACTCAAATCTTGTGCAGGGCTATCCGATTTGCGGGCAGGAAAATTGATTCACCAGCATTCTTTGTGTTGTGGTTGCAGCAATGATCTCTATGTCGATGCTGCTTTGGTCGATATGTATGCTAAATGTGGGGATGTTGAAGCTGCCCGGTTAGTATTTGATAAAATGACTCAGAGAGATTTGGTTTCTTGGACTTCCATGATTTCAGGGTATGCCCACAATGGTTATAATGGTGAGACATTGGGTTTCTTTGATTTGATGTGCGATTTGGGTGTAAAGCCCAATCGGGTATGTTTTCTAAGTGTTCTACTAGTTTGTGGCAATCTAGGAGCTCTATGGAAAGGCAAAAGGTTTCATAATTATGTGATCAAAACTGGGTTTGAGTCTGATATCTTGGTTGCTACTGCTATAATGGATATGTATGCAAAGTGTGGGAGTTTGGATTTGGCACGTAATTTGTTTGATGAGACAATGGGGAAAGATGTTGTTTGTTGGAGTGCAATGATTGCAAGCTATGGAATTCATGGGCATGGCAAGAAGGCGATTGACCTTTTCAATCAAATGGTAAAAGAAGGGGTGAGGCCAAATCATGTGACATTCACTTGTGTGCTCTCTGCTTGCAGCCATTCCGGGCTAATAGAAAAAGGCAAGAGGTACTTCAAATTGATGAAGGAAGAATTTGGGATCACACCCGGACTAAATAATTATGCATGTATGGTTGATCTTCTTGGGCGTGCAGGACAACTTTATGATGCAGAAAATCTCATACTGAGCATGCCAGTGAAACCTGACACTAGCATATGGGGATCATTGCTTGGTTCCTGCCGAATATATGGTAATCTGGATTTGGCGGAGAAAATTGCTGATCGTATTTTTCAGCTAGACCCTGTAAATGCTGGCTATCATGTTCTACTCTCCAACATTTATGCTGCTAAATATAGATGGGATGATGTTGAGAAGGTGAGAAAGATGATGGCTGGAAGAGGAGCCAATAAAATTCAGGGATTTAGTTTGATAGTGTATAACAACCAGATCCATAAGTTTGGAGTTGGTGACAGATCACATCCCCAATCCAAGAGCATTTATTCTTTGCTTCATGAGTTGGCTGCTCCCATGAAACGCTTGGGTTATACCCCCTTGACAGATTTTGTGCTTCATGATATTGAGGATGAAGCAAAAGAAGCTGCACTTTCCTACCACAGTGAGAGGCTGGCCATTGCATTTGGcatcctaaacactaagcccgGGACTGCTCTTCGCATCACAAAGAATCTTAGGATTTGTGGAGATTGTCACAATGCCATTAAGCTCATCAGCAAAATTGTAAATCGGGTCATCATTGTGAGGGACATGCATCGATTTCACCATTTTGAGGACGGAGTTTGTTCATGTGGGGATTACTGGTAG